One Panicum virgatum strain AP13 chromosome 9K, P.virgatum_v5, whole genome shotgun sequence genomic region harbors:
- the LOC120647021 gene encoding serine carboxypeptidase II-3-like translates to MAATNAMALRLSVAIVISVLSRQALAAGEGSKEADRIPLLPGQPSGAVLQQYSGYISLNDTYGKSLFYYFVEADADAAKKPLVLWLNGGPGCSSFGIGAFQEIGPFRVDTDGKTLCKNKYTWNSAANVLYLESPVGVGFSYAADTGVYKVMGDNMTASDSLQFLLRWLDRFPEYKGRDFFIVGESYAGHYIPELATAIQVARITRPAETPINLKGISIGNAILEFAAEQSTLYEYLWQHAFLSDTGHTLIAQSCKGIDDNSPLCSGAKDTAYNQLGNIDVYNLYAGTCHDKKVKPVGSNCMDLADPCAQYYVDAYLNQPEVQRLIHANTGLNYSWTRCRGSNYNLFKFGDSPYRSMLPYLKAIVNSGIRVWIFSGDLDAMVPVTATKQSMHKLGLPVVADWRPWSTDGLEVT, encoded by the exons ATGGCGGCGACGAACGCCATGGCGCTGCGCCTCTCCGTCGCGATCGTCATCTCCGTGCTCTCGCGgcaggccctcgccgccggcgagggatcCAAGGAGGCGGACAGGATCCCCCTGTTGCCCGGGCAGCCGTCGGGTGCGGTTCTCCAGCAGTATTCCGGCTACATCAGCCTCAATGACACATACGGGAAGTCGCTCTTCTACTACTTTGTGGAGGCCGACGCTGATGCTGCCAAAAAACCGCTGGTTCTCTGGCTCAATGGAG GGCCTGGCTGTTCGTCGTTTGGGATCGGAGCGTTCCAGGAGATCGGGCCGTTCCGCGTGGACACGGACGGCAAGACCCTCTGCAAGAACAAGTACACCTGGAACTCAG CGGCGAACGTGCTGTACCTGGAGAGCCCCGTGGGCGTGGGCTTCTCGTACGCAGCGGACACGGGGGTGTACAAGGTGATGGGCGACAACATGACCGCGAGCGACTCGCTGCAGTTCCTGCTCAGGTGGCTGGACCGGTTCCCCGAGTACAAGGGCCGCGACTTCTTCATCGTCGGCGAGAGCTACGCCGGGCACTACATCCCGGAGCTCGCCACCGCCATCCAGGTCGCCAGGATCACGCGCCCCGCGGAGACCCCCATCAACCTCAAAGGAATCTCC ATTGGGAACGCGATCCTGGAgttcgcggcggagcagagcacgCTGTACGAGTACCTGTGGCAGCACGCGTTCCTGTCGGACACGGGGCACACGCTCATCGCGCAGAGCTGCAAGGGCATCGACGACAACTCGCCGCTCTGCTCGGGGGCCAAGGACACGGCCTACAACCAGCTCGGCAACATCGACGTGTACAACCTCTACGCCGGGACCTGCCAcgacaagaaggtcaagcccgTCGGCTCCAACTGCATGGACCTGGCCGACCCCTGCGCCCAGTACTACGTGGACGCGTACCTCAACCAGCCCGAGGTGCAGAGGCTCATCCACGCCAACACAGGGCTCAACTACTCGTGGACTAGATGCAG AGGCAGCAACTACAACCTGTTCAAGTTCGGGGACTCGCCCTACCGGTCGATGCTGCCGTACCTCAAGGCCATCGTCAACAGCGGCATCCGCGTCTGGATCTTCAGCGGCGACCTGGACGCCATGGTCCCCGTCACCGCCACCAAGCAGTCGATGCACAAGCTCGGGCTCCCCGTCGTCGCCGACTGGCGCCCATGGTCCACCGACGGCCTGGAGGTAACCTAA
- the LOC120647020 gene encoding 5'-3' exoribonuclease-like, with protein sequence MGSKKKSKPSRSKKKARTSADQALALDYVRAWAQPAPPPPEPSAADADADDFLPAPGARSGGDVLFELHSHSNHSDGFLSPSALVERAHRNGVKVLALTDHDTMAGIPEAVSAASKFGMRIIPGVEISALYNPREVAGAGEPVHILAYYGTCGPSRPDELYSMLLNIRDGRYLRAKNMLAKLNRLKVPIKWEHLTKIAGEGVAPGRLHVARAMVEAGYVENVRQAFNKYLADDGPAYARGSEPFAETVAQLISRTGGISALAHPWSLKNPDAIIRSLKGAGLNGMEIYRSDGKVDGFSELAEKYGLLKLGGSDFHGRGRKDESDIGTVKLAITTLCCFLKMARPIWSAAMKDILLKFAEDPSSANLRNILKFGRLTNVDGFSPISAGIDVVNFCLSSWSSNDELEDVELEEVRLKLAHYATER encoded by the exons ATGGGAAGCAAGAAGAAATCGAAGCCGAGCAGGAGCAAGAAGAAGGCCAGAACCAGCGCCGACCAGGCCCTAGCCCTAGACTACGTCCGCGCCTGGGCGcagcccgcgccgccacctccagaACCCTCGGCGGCCGATGCTGACGCTGACGACTTCCTGCCTGCCCCGGgtgcgcgcagcggcggcgacgtgcTGTTTGAGCTCCACTCCCACTCAAATCACAGCGACGGGTTCCTCTCCCCTTCCGCGCTCGTCGAGCGCGCCCACCGCAACGGG GTCAAAGTTCTTGCCCTAACAGATCATGACACCATGGCTGGCATACCGGAAGCTGTTTCAGCAGCTTCCAAATTCGGCATGAGAATAATTCCTGGAGTTGAAATCAGTGCGCTATATAATCCAAG GGAAGTTGCTGGTGCTGGTGAGCCTGTCCATATCCTTGCATACTATGGTACGTGCGGTCCATCAAGGCCTGATGAGTTGTACAGCATGCTATTGAACATTAGAGATGGGAGATACTTACGTGCAAAGAATATGCTGGCAAAATTAAATAGACTCAAGGTGCCAATAAAGTGGGAGCATTTAACTAAAATTGCTGGTGAGGGAGTGGCACCTGGTCGATTGCATGTAGCAAGGGCTATGGTTGAAGCAGGTTATGTAGAGAATGTAAGGCAAGCATTCAACAAGTACCTTGCTGATGATGGCCCCGCATATGCCAG AGGAAGTGAACCATTTGCTGAGACCGTTGCGCAGTTAATTAGTCGTACTGGGGGTATATCTGCACTTGCTCATCCTTGGTCATTGAAGAACCCGGATGCAATAATCAGGTCTTTAAAAGGTGCTGGCCTTAATGGTATGGAGATCTACAGAAGTGATGGAAAGGTTGATG GATTTAGTGAATTAGCTGAGAAGTATGGACTGCTGAAACTCGGAGGTTCAGATTTTCATGGAAGAGGCAGGAAAGATGAATCTGACATTGGCACGGTCAAGCTTGCTATTACTACTTTGTGCTGCTTCCTGAAGATGGCTAGGCCTATCTGGTCTGCTGCTATGAAGGACATCCTTCTTAAGTTTGCAGAGGATCCATCTTCTGCAAATCTACGAAACATTCTCAAGTTTGGACGACTTACCAATGTTGATGGTTTTTCTCCAATAAGTGCTGGTATTGATGTTGTTAATTTCTGCCTATCTTCATGGTCA